From a region of the Mercurialis annua linkage group LG1-X, ddMerAnnu1.2, whole genome shotgun sequence genome:
- the LOC126665266 gene encoding nucleoid-associated protein At4g30620, chloroplastic-like isoform X2 produces the protein MASTAAITVRVSNLNGLPGRRKPNCSSFPSGQQLASWSGHQKSGHSSRSLRVHGLFGGKKDNNEKNDDAQSKAGIFGNMQNLYETVKKAQMVVQVEAVKVQKELAVAEFDGYCEGELIKVTLSGNQQPIRTEITEAAMELGPEKLSLLVNEAYKDAHQKSVQAMKERMSNLAQSLGMPPGLSEGLN, from the exons ATGGCATCAACCGCTGCAATTACTGTTCGAGTATCTAACCTTAACGGACTCCCTGGCCGGAGAAAACCTAACTGTTCCTCATTTCCTTCAG GTCAGCAGCTCGCGTCTTGGTCCGGTCACCAGAAATCTGGGCATAGCAGTAGATCTCTCCGCGTACATGGTCTATTTGGAGGAAAAAAGGATAACAATGAAAAGAATGATGATGCCCAATCAAAG GCAGGAATTTTCGGAAACATGCAGAATTTATATGAGACTGTAAAGAAGGCACAGATGGTTGTCCAAGTTGAGGCAGTTAAAGTGCAAAAAGAACTTGCTGT AGCAGAGTTTGATGGTTATTGCGAAGGTGAGCTTATTAAG GTGACACTTTCTGGAAACCAACAACCTATACGCACAGAGATCACTGAGGCTGCCATGGAATTAGGTCCAGAA AAGCTCTCCCTTTTGGTTAATGAGGCATACAAGGACGCACACCAAAAGAGCGTTCAG GCAATGAAAGAAAGAATGAGCAACCTTGCCCAAAGCTTAGGAATGCCACCTGGCCTCAGCGAAggattaaactaa
- the LOC126665266 gene encoding nucleoid-associated protein At4g30620, chloroplastic-like isoform X1, with the protein MASTAAITVRVSNLNGLPGRRKPNCSSFPSVGQQLASWSGHQKSGHSSRSLRVHGLFGGKKDNNEKNDDAQSKAGIFGNMQNLYETVKKAQMVVQVEAVKVQKELAVAEFDGYCEGELIKVTLSGNQQPIRTEITEAAMELGPEKLSLLVNEAYKDAHQKSVQAMKERMSNLAQSLGMPPGLSEGLN; encoded by the exons ATGGCATCAACCGCTGCAATTACTGTTCGAGTATCTAACCTTAACGGACTCCCTGGCCGGAGAAAACCTAACTGTTCCTCATTTCCTTCAG TAGGTCAGCAGCTCGCGTCTTGGTCCGGTCACCAGAAATCTGGGCATAGCAGTAGATCTCTCCGCGTACATGGTCTATTTGGAGGAAAAAAGGATAACAATGAAAAGAATGATGATGCCCAATCAAAG GCAGGAATTTTCGGAAACATGCAGAATTTATATGAGACTGTAAAGAAGGCACAGATGGTTGTCCAAGTTGAGGCAGTTAAAGTGCAAAAAGAACTTGCTGT AGCAGAGTTTGATGGTTATTGCGAAGGTGAGCTTATTAAG GTGACACTTTCTGGAAACCAACAACCTATACGCACAGAGATCACTGAGGCTGCCATGGAATTAGGTCCAGAA AAGCTCTCCCTTTTGGTTAATGAGGCATACAAGGACGCACACCAAAAGAGCGTTCAG GCAATGAAAGAAAGAATGAGCAACCTTGCCCAAAGCTTAGGAATGCCACCTGGCCTCAGCGAAggattaaactaa